The sequence CTAGGAATATTCCAACTCTCCCTCCTGATAACCGCCTTGTACATCTCAGGAACAATGCGGGGTATGTTATCCATGAATCCCCCACCCGTAATATGCACTATCCCGTGAACAGGAAAATGTCTTAAAACATTCAAAACTGACCTCACATAGATACGTGTGGGTTTCAAAAGTATTTCCCCTAGTGGCTCATCAAAACCCTCAGGAACCTCTGTTATCTTATAACCAACTCTATCAAAAAAAATCTTCCTCACTAGTGAATATCCATTGCTGTGGAGACCACTGGAGGCAAGGCCTAAAATCACGTCGCCAGTAACAATCGCAGAACCATCAACAATTCTAGTTTCGTCAACAATCCCAACACAAAAACCAGCAAGATCATATTCATCTTCCCCGTAGAATCCTGGCATTTCCGCGGTTTCTCCTCCAAGTAAAGCACAGCCAGCCTCAACACATCCCTTGGTTATCCCAGCGATAATCTCAGAGCACCTATTAACATCGAGTTTCCCCGTAGCCAGGTAATCGAGAAAGAAGAGAGGTTCCGCTCCGTGAACAAGAACATCATTAACAGACATAGCAACAAGGTCTATACCAACTGTATCGTGACGGTTCGCCATTTTTGCAACAATAAGTTTCGTACCAACACCGTCGGTAGCCGCCACTATTACAGGTTTCGCCATCTGGGTAAGATTTAGCCGAAAAAAACCAGCGAATCCTCCCAAACCGCCAATTACTTCACTCCGGGCAGTCCTTTGAACGAGGGGTTTGATCCGTTCAATGAAAAGATTTGCTTTATCAACATCAACGCCAGCGCTTTTGTAAGATAGCTTTTCCGACATTAAAAATTTCTACTTTCCAATAATAAAGACTATTGCTCACACTTTTAATACAGAGGATGTTAAATGTCAAATGGCCAATTGTTATATTTTCTTCTTTTTGTTATGAAACCCTTGTATGGCTGAGATAAGAGAGCTTATCGCAAAGATGGAAAAACCTCTTCGTTTTTCCGCCCGTGACAATTTTTCCCAGCTAGCAACGATTCGTCTTTTGGAACCACCACTCAAACGTTCCCTACGTTATCTCAAGGTGGCGGTGGGTGGGGAGGTTGTTCGCCGATTGGAGGAACTCTTAACTGGTGTGGACTCAAAACCTCAAGAGGAGAAAAAAAAAGTTATCACCGAAGCTCTTAGATTAATCGAAGAATTGAAGTCTGCAATATCCAGCCCGCCCTCTCATACAGTGTCATTGGGAGAACGTTTTGCGCTTCTTAATAGATCCGTTCAGTTTATAAAAGGTGTGGGACCACGATTGGCAAAAATCCTTGAAAAGAAAAACGTAAAGACGGTAGAGGATCTTCTCTATTTCTTGCCGCGGGCATATGAAGATAGACGCCAGACAAAGCAGATTAAAGAGTTGTCCATAGGTGTGGAGGGAACGATAATCGGCAGGGTTTTGCATGCTGGCACGCAGACATACAGAAGAAGAAAAACTTTCGAAGTTATAATCGGTGATGGAACAGGTATGGTAAAAGCAACCTGGTTCGAGGGCAATATCGCGTACTTGAGCAAAACTTTTCGAAAAGGGAGTAGAGTTATCCTAACAGGCAATTTTAGGTTTTTTGGAGGTTGGCTGAATGTGGTACACCCAGATTTTGAGATTTTGAATAAAGAGGATGTAGAATCACTACACTTTGGCCGGATCGTTCCCATCTACTCCGAGACAGAAGGTTTAAATCAGAAAATACTAAGAGCCATTATAAAAAACGCCCTCGACAACTACGTTCATCTAGTGCCCGATGTTTTACCCGAATC is a genomic window of Syntrophales bacterium containing:
- the purM gene encoding phosphoribosylformylglycinamidine cyclo-ligase; its protein translation is MSEKLSYKSAGVDVDKANLFIERIKPLVQRTARSEVIGGLGGFAGFFRLNLTQMAKPVIVAATDGVGTKLIVAKMANRHDTVGIDLVAMSVNDVLVHGAEPLFFLDYLATGKLDVNRCSEIIAGITKGCVEAGCALLGGETAEMPGFYGEDEYDLAGFCVGIVDETRIVDGSAIVTGDVILGLASSGLHSNGYSLVRKIFFDRVGYKITEVPEGFDEPLGEILLKPTRIYVRSVLNVLRHFPVHGIVHITGGGFMDNIPRIVPEMYKAVIRRESWNIPRIFNLIQEKGELDDSEMFRVYNMGIGMMLIVPERVGKKIIDHLGQMGEVAYMIGVVEKREGTENRIQFV